GGTGGCATGTATTTTGCACGTGCTCACTGGTCGCGCTGTTTCCTGACCAATGAGTTGTTTGGTCGGTTCGCCTGGTTTGCATTGCCTTGGTATTTGTTGCCAGTATGTGTGAGAGGATTCATGGGTCGGCCCAACCAACCAACTCCCACGCGAGCGGGGAAGCGGGTGAATGGACGCTCCCGTGAGAGGATTCATTGTTAGCCGCTGACTCCTTTGACCTGCTCCACTGACAACTTGACCGTTGACTTCAGACCGCCAATCATAGACTGTTGACTTTTATGAAATTTGAATACAAAAACAGGAAATTCAAGAATTTggaaaatgtttgtggattcaaaaCAGTTCACGAATTTAAAAGAAAATAATGATTTTGATTTGAAAAATTGTAATTTTTGGAAAAAGTTTCtgtctttaaaaaatgttcattaattttaaaaagtttgtggagttgaaaaatgtttgtgacttttgaaaaatttcatcgatttgaaaaaaaaatcatgtattttgaaaaaaggttcacaCATTTCAAAATTTAGAAAAGTTTCATTGATTTGAAAATGTATTCATTGATTtgaataaagttcatgaattttaaaaagtaCTAATTAATAGGGAAaataaaaattaaataaaaaggaaaaacataaaataaaatgaaaaaccaaaaaaaactcaATACAAAAAACCCAGAAGAAAACCGACCCAGCAGAACCAGAGGGAACCGTCTAGAAGATTCCCATAACCGATCTAAGAGAGACTAATATGGGTCGGGACAACCTTCGAATATCCAAACTCGCTAATGACACAGACCAAAATTTCTCTCTTTATAAAAGGGCGACCCAGAAGACACTAGCATCACGGGCATTAATTAGAATAAGAGCGAGCAATGAGGGGAGGAATTTCCTATTCGCTGCTCCCCGCGGCGAATTGTTGCCGATTTGCATAGAGTAGGGATTTGATCCACACGATATGGGCCGACCCACTTTACAGAGTGCGGCCAACCGGtcttgggaaccttctagaaggtttcccTGAACCGTCTTTTTCTCTATGTAGTTCCTTTTCTGTGGTTTtatggttttcttttcttttttgtttcggcttattttttatttatttattttctaaatttctcacatttttcaaaaaatgttcatgagtttttATTAAAAAGTATTCATAGATTATTTTGAAAGAAGTTTGAGTTCTCGAATTTTATTCAGAATTTTAAAAAATTCTGTTTGTGGATTTCAAAAAAGGTTCATGCATTCAAATTTTGAATGGAGTTtcgaaaatgttcttgttttcaaaattgTTCAAAGATTTCAAAATGTTCAGGATTACAAAAATTGTTCACCTTTTTAAAATTGTTCGTGTTTTTCTAAAAAATTGAATTATAATAAATGTTCACCTTTTAAAAAAAACTCTTTGGAATTAAAAAAATGTATTTTCAAAAACATTTGCCattttaaaatgttcacaaatttcaagaaatgttcgaaaaaatccaaaaattgtttcaAATCCCTTCGTGTAGGAAGTTCTTAAACACTCGTGCTACCCATCTGTCGCCGCCAGCAAACTGCTCCAGTGGTTAGCGTCAAATGTTCCAAGTGGGAGGCCGTGAGTTCGACTGCTTGACAACCAACTGTTCGAGTGATTAGCAGCATGTATATTCAGACGGGGAGGTCACGAGCTCGACTCCTCACCAGGGCACTCCATATTGGATTTTTACGCGATGTGCTTCGGCTCCTGTCATCAGGCCAGCCCAGTCACGGTTCCCTGTGCGCGCTCTATTGGACGCGCCTTGAACCCGGCGGGCGAGGTGCAGATGCACCACACTAGCTCACCAAGCATTGCTCGGTTTTCGAAATTTCCAATCTATCAACAAATTCAGTAAAAAGGATGATTTATTCTGCTAAGGTACACAACAGGAGAAACATCTTAAAGTCTCagtattatacatacatacatacatacatagccgTGACAATAGATTAGTAATGTTCACGAGGGCTCATCTTGTGCAGCCATCACCACGCATGATACGACAACGGGGGGCGCATAATTCATAGCCCGCGAGATGGAAAACCCAATACATAAAACTCACGTATATATCACCATTGCATTAATTGATAATGATATTAATcgtatgtatgtatatatgctCCGATCGATCTTATTGCGCTGTTCCTTCCTCAACAGTCCCTCCCTGATCAGCATTGAGCATGCAGCAGTAGGCAGCCTCAATCGTCCTTGTCTTCAAATATATCGAGAAGGGAGAGAGCCTCGGTGATGCTGAGCTCCAGCCGGAACTTGGGCCCGTCGTAGTGGTGCAGGATCGGGCGGAAGGCGTCCTCCTCCAGCGGGTCGCAGATCTTCCTTGTAGCCACCCGCACCTGAATTCATCGACCGTCGCAAATTAATTAGCAAGACATACAGAAAGATTAAGTACAGTACTCCAAGTTAGGATTGTTCATCCCTAAATTTGTTTAGATGCAAAAGACCAGTAGAAGATTCGGTGTTGTTAATTTAAGGCATTAAGTATTGTACATCTAAGTCATATGTCATTGATTTTACGTGAAGAATCGTGCAaacatttcctttttctttttctttttcttcctagtttaactGAGTCACTTAGATGTGCATTGTAACTTCAGATACTTTAAGCTAGTGATCTTGTTTGGGTCCCTAAAGCGAAAAAGTAATCATGTTTGAGCCCATTAAAAAAAGTGATCTTGTTTGAGTCACCCTCTAGAAGAACCGACCGAGCGTGCGTTGACAAGTGTGCTTGTTCTAGAAGAACAGGTGGTTGGCCTAGGATTGACCGGCCAGCCTAATCTGAGGTGAGGTTGTTGGACAGTCACTAGCAAAAAGTTATGCCCACGATCTACTAGGTTccaactaaacaagacaacaacATCCATCCGTTCAATAAATATAAACTAATTGATTGCTTGCTTTTACTCGTCAttgatctgatctgatctgatctcCTTCCGGTTCAAGCTAGCCTTGCAATTGGCTCGCCAGTAGTAGATATCTCTAGCTAACTTGTGTTCGTAGAATTATATTGATATCAACTTAATAAGTAGCTTAGCAGCGCTCTGCCATGGCGAGTGAAGGTGAAGGTACAAACCTGTGCAGGGAAGCGAGACTCGCCGTTGCACTTCTTGTCCTCCCACGCCGCCGGGTCGATGTTCGCTCCGCCAAAGCTCGCAGCCTGTGCATGCGATTCAGTCAATTCAAAACTTATTTGTCATCAAATTGCAAACAAGAGAGCAAATTAATTTGATCATTCTGATTAATTTTACCTCGAAGATGCCGTGGAGCTGATGGGTGGAGTAGTTGTAGAGGAAGAGGGGCAGCCCCGGCCTGATCGCCCTCACTGAATCTCTGTATCTGGATGGCAACCCTGCAAATCAAAGCAACCAAACCGTTCGTCACTAGATCTGAGCTGATTAAATTAGTTTAAGAGATGACTTGATTTTCTCCTGAGGATCAGGTATAACTAATTTAATCAGAAGTTAAAAGAAAAATTAAAGAGAAAAATCTTGCATACCGAAGAGCTGCCTCTTGAGGTTCTCCTCCATGGTGTCGTTGTTGCAGACGAAGATGTAGCCGCCGATGGGCTCGTTCCGGGGCAgcgcctcggacgccggcagcgtCTTGAACCGCTTCTCCGAGGCCGCGCCATGGTTGTTGTCCCCTCGCTCGTTCTTGGCGTGCTTCTTCTTGCCGTCGGCAGCGCCCTTCTTGCCGCCGTAGCCGCtgaagttgttgttgctgctgttgttgctggcCGGCCTGCCGATGGACTTGTTGAAGTAGCTCTTcaccccgtcgttgccgccgttgAAGTTGCCGTagcccccgccgccggcagccatctTGTTGAGCCCGAAGCCGTTGTTGGTGGCGTTGTTGGGCTTGGCACCGTATAGGCCGTTGGCGTTGCCGTAGGGCTTGGcgttggcgtcggcggcggcggggaggctgaCGTTGTTGTAGCGGTCGGCCTtgctggtggtggtggcgccgaaGGCGAGCTTGCCGGACCCGATGAGGCCGGGCCCGTTGAGGCCGTTGCCGTTCATCTTGGCGGCGTTGTTGTTGTCGGGCGCCGGGGAGGGGGAGAAGAGGTCGGCGTTGCGGGCGcggggggcggcgtcggcggggGACCAGATGGAGTCGCCGAGGGAGAGGCCGGAGAAGCTGGCCGTCTGGAGCCGCAGCTGGTCGCCGAACTGCCAGAACTCGCGGTCGTAGCCCTCCATCGCCATGATACGATCTccgccggctgctgctgctgcgagTCGAGCTGCGTGGGTTGCGGGATGGAAAGGAAAATGGAGGCCGTGGGCGGGGCGGAGGGGCTACTTTTATCGGCCGCGGGAGACTGGCGGTGCTGGGTGCGATCTGGTTGGTTGGTGGGGTGGCCGATCAAGTTGGATTGCTTCCACTGGAAGTAGCTTCGACTGGACCTAGTCGTCTGCTCTCCTGTGATGTTGTCAATTGTCGCCGTGTCCGGTGGGTCACGCAGGCACTCGGACGTGGCCGTGTCGTCGGGGGAAGCTTCGCGGAAGGCGCGCAAACCGCGTCCGGCGATTCATCCCATCGGGGCCGCGATGAGGGCGACGGGGATTCAATGTTTCGGTGGGATGGGAGGAGACGTGGAGGCCCCGGCCCGCCCACGCGGCTTTTTTTGACTCGCTGCTCCAGTTAACTTTCCTTTCTTTTTTGAATCCGGGTTATCTTCTAGAACATGGGATAGCTTTGCTTCTACTCGTGCCAACTTTTCCCACCAAATTTCTCACTGCTTCAGCGCTAGACTCAAAacttagggctcctttgattcaaaggaattttatagAATTTCTGAAGAATTAAAATCCTTACAACTTTTTTCATATGTTGGTCctttgatttttttgtttttgcgGGGGGTTGGTCCTTTGATTCACATGACTGAATCCCATAGGAATTTTTTTCTATgaaatcttttgtactacatttcatgggaatctaacatccactccaacctttTTTAACAATTCCTTTATTTTTCCTGTGCCATCAAACACTCATTGCTATttctataggattcaagtgggcatgccactccAATCCTATACTTTATCTATTCCTACGTTtttaaaatcctacgaatcaaagaggcccttagtgaTAACACACAAAGCTCATACGATGGTAACTCCCCTGGGTGTGGTAGGAAACATTTgtatgttgtgtgtgtgtgtgtgtgtgtgtgtctgtagAGATAAACTGTAGTTTTATCGTTTATGCCTCGttgccactagttgtgtcccatTACTTAGTTTTGCCAATAGGAATTTTAACTGCTTAAAAATGTCATCGCTTCGTTAGGCGCCAGCTAAAAAATGCCACTGGACACCATTACTGTCAGCTCAAATTTCGTTTGTCATGTTATAGTGACATAAATACCTATAGACCAACATGTCAGCTCTCCTTCTATCTCACTGCAATAAAATGTGGGTtccacttgatcccaacagcgttcttattttcctgtattTTTTTCGTTTGCTTACTCTTTACAAGTGGGGCCCACACTTAGCATTGTGAGATGGAGAGAACTGACATGTGGGTTTAGGGGTATTTTTGTCTAAAAATAACGATGTCTGATGACACTTTTGGGCAAACATCTAACGGAATGACGGCGTTTTTGAGTAAGCATCTCATCAAACGATGGCATTTTTTAACAGATGTAACTTCTAATGGTAAAattgagtagtgggacacaactagtgaCATGAATGATAAAAAAACCTGAAACAAATGCTTATTTGTGTAGCTAACTCATTTTTGTGATGTCGCTAGACATCACAAATTACAAATAGCATCACATTGGCTCTAGACTTTTTCTGATTTTCTACTGAACTGTATGATGAACAATAACGACCTCGGATTTTAGCCCTGAACTCTTCCGAGTCAATGGGAGCTGCTCTCAATACCGGTCCTGAATATTAGAAAGCAATTCACTTTATATGCTTATTATCAAGCTTTTTCATGCCCATCATTTGTTCAAATAACGAATGTGCAGCTAGCACGCAAGCAGACATGCACATGTACTCTCCattaagcttggggaggcttctccaattaattaatgctttgcctaatcatccccTTAAAAAAttgaatacttgatatcttttataatggactaacaaatgcttctagggacttcctagattgttgtgctagttgtgtttttagggaacgaatTGTTGAAAAGGCTGAataactattgaataatatattgagaaaTGTCAATgactggacacttcctgaaccaccacctaaaccaactccgaagaagagaggtattcaaTTCCTCAGTCCataagatatgcaagaagcaaagaaatctatgaaagaaaaagggtattaaagctgaagatgttaataatttaccacaTATTAAAGAATACATAGACTAGATACGCAGACACAGGtattaaaggtaaattctctttatagatttgattaaggtgatattccttataataaatcCGCTAGTCAATGtctggatgaatttgataattatATTGTTAAGCAAGAATAGTTCAATATGTATGTCAAGAATCAATTGAAACGGAATGCTGTCATGATTGATCTCTTGAGTGACTTGATGTTTAGAATTGCTAATGATGTCAAAGGTCTaggtaaacatgcatccatggttcaTACTTAGTTAGAATCTGTTGCTAAgtcacaaaatgatttgcttaatgaaataaataataaaatgaatGATCATGATGTTaaagtaatgactagaggaggtagaatgacacATGAGTCACTATATCCAGAAggtcatcctaaaagaatt
This window of the Triticum aestivum cultivar Chinese Spring chromosome 5D, IWGSC CS RefSeq v2.1, whole genome shotgun sequence genome carries:
- the LOC123123437 gene encoding B2 protein, whose product is MAMEGYDREFWQFGDQLRLQTASFSGLSLGDSIWSPADAAPRARNADLFSPSPAPDNNNAAKMNGNGLNGPGLIGSGKLAFGATTTSKADRYNNVSLPAAADANAKPYGNANGLYGAKPNNATNNGFGLNKMAAGGGGYGNFNGGNDGVKSYFNKSIGRPASNNSSNNNFSGYGGKKGAADGKKKHAKNERGDNNHGAASEKRFKTLPASEALPRNEPIGGYIFVCNNDTMEENLKRQLFGLPSRYRDSVRAIRPGLPLFLYNYSTHQLHGIFEAASFGGANIDPAAWEDKKCNGESRFPAQVRVATRKICDPLEEDAFRPILHHYDGPKFRLELSITEALSLLDIFEDKDD